From one Chryseobacterium sp. 3008163 genomic stretch:
- a CDS encoding helix-turn-helix domain-containing protein, translating into MNQEILLKQIRKKIGDKSLNDEIANILNISYDAAHRRTSMKAKFSFEEAVELAKYYQISIDQFLGTENQLVVKRTKPVKTQEDLLYFLKVH; encoded by the coding sequence ATGAATCAGGAAATTTTACTCAAACAAATCAGGAAGAAAATCGGAGATAAATCTTTGAATGATGAAATTGCAAATATTCTCAACATCAGTTACGATGCTGCACACAGAAGAACTTCGATGAAAGCAAAATTCAGTTTTGAAGAAGCTGTAGAATTGGCAAAATATTATCAGATTTCGATAGACCAATTTTTGGGAACAGAAAACCAACTGGTCGTGAAAAGAACAAAACCTGTGAAAACTCAGGAAGATTTATTATATTTTTTGAAAGTTCACTGA
- a CDS encoding LA_2272 family surface repeat-containing protein: protein MKTNLLSILALLMSCLLFSQDSLANRSDQAKVVGFSPSKKTKNVNGILLKYYDEIDNEIVPKKVNGIGLGFNGLGIFIPFLMLVNIGSINNWDFPVHSPETVPDKMNKINGLQLSIINMEPTVTNGLEFSFSSNIGAPAVINGVSISPLYNIHHTSNGFVISPIANISQKCRGVQIALYNSCKDAKGIQIGFWNENQKRKFPFINWNFKSKKVKS from the coding sequence ATGAAAACGAACTTATTATCAATTCTAGCGCTCCTAATGAGTTGCTTGCTTTTTAGTCAAGATAGTTTGGCTAACAGATCTGATCAAGCAAAAGTAGTTGGATTTTCACCATCAAAGAAAACTAAAAATGTAAATGGAATTCTTTTAAAATATTATGATGAAATAGATAACGAGATTGTTCCTAAAAAAGTTAATGGGATAGGTTTAGGTTTCAATGGTTTGGGAATATTTATTCCGTTTCTAATGCTTGTGAATATAGGAAGCATAAATAATTGGGATTTTCCGGTTCATTCTCCGGAAACTGTACCAGATAAAATGAACAAAATCAATGGACTTCAATTATCCATTATCAATATGGAACCTACGGTTACCAATGGTTTAGAGTTTAGTTTTTCCAGCAATATTGGTGCTCCGGCAGTTATCAATGGTGTCTCAATTTCTCCTCTTTATAATATTCATCATACTTCGAACGGCTTTGTGATTTCACCTATTGCTAATATCAGTCAAAAATGTAGAGGAGTGCAAATAGCACTTTATAATTCTTGTAAAGATGCAAAAGGCATCCAGATCGGATTTTGGAATGAAAATCAGAAAAGAAAGTTCCCATTTATCAATTGGAATTTTAAATCTAAAAAAGTAAAATCATGA
- a CDS encoding AraC family transcriptional regulator translates to MNTLYKGEFFGQTNKTLHFDGLIITDTEYTHSYVDWHYHENAYFTFLIQGNVVEGNKKEIYECSAGTLLYHQWEDPHYNIKPDGFTRGFHIEIPRKWFENLNISKKQLEGSFNIKNPEVKLLMYKIFKESKIDDISSEISTHQLLLNIFSQLSTQKSKVEKKPVWVKQIDELLHESYTEKFSLTDISQTLDIHPIHLSRDFHKYFNCNLGDYIRKLKINHSLSFLTANEKSLTEIALDCGFADQSHFIRSFKENIGMTPLKYRKILEK, encoded by the coding sequence ATGAACACACTTTATAAGGGTGAATTTTTTGGTCAAACCAACAAAACGCTGCACTTCGATGGCCTGATTATCACAGATACAGAATACACTCATTCTTATGTTGACTGGCACTACCACGAGAATGCTTATTTCACTTTTCTCATTCAGGGAAATGTGGTTGAAGGAAATAAAAAAGAAATTTATGAATGTTCTGCAGGAACTTTACTTTATCATCAATGGGAAGATCCGCATTATAATATAAAACCAGATGGTTTTACACGAGGTTTCCACATTGAAATACCTCGAAAATGGTTTGAAAATCTGAATATTTCAAAAAAACAACTCGAAGGAAGCTTTAATATAAAGAATCCCGAAGTAAAACTTTTAATGTATAAAATCTTTAAAGAAAGTAAAATAGATGACATCTCTTCTGAAATCTCTACGCATCAGCTTTTGCTCAATATTTTCAGTCAATTATCAACTCAAAAATCTAAGGTGGAAAAGAAACCAGTTTGGGTTAAGCAAATTGATGAATTGTTGCACGAAAGTTATACGGAAAAATTTAGCTTAACAGATATTTCTCAAACATTAGATATTCACCCAATCCATCTGAGTAGGGATTTTCATAAATATTTCAATTGCAATCTGGGAGATTATATTAGAAAACTAAAGATTAATCATTCTCTATCTTTTCTTACAGCCAACGAGAAATCTTTAACCGAAATTGCATTAGACTGTGGTTTTGCAGATCAAAGTCATTTCATCCGCAGTTTTAAAGAAAATATCGGAATGACACCTTTGAAATATCGAAAAATTTTGGAAAAATAG